Proteins from one Desulfocurvus vexinensis DSM 17965 genomic window:
- a CDS encoding TRAP transporter large permease, which yields MSHELIALLMFSLLMLMLMTGQRVFGAIGFIAAIFSLCLWGDGGAEMPFNASIALLNWYPLLTLPLFIFMGYILSESGIANDMYKMLHVWMGSLPGGLAIGTVVLMVAISAMNGLSVAGMAIGSSIALPEMLRRGYDKRMVTGVIQAGSSLGIMVPPSIVLVLYGMIARQPVSQLWLAGVLPGLLLAALFIVYIVVRCWLQPELGPVLSAEERNVGRSEKLRLLRAGLLPLVIIFSVTGLFMLGVTSLVESSAVGASAALLAAWAKGRLTRKMLRDTLHLTLSVSCMFMWIILAAMCFGAVFDGLGAVHAIARLFLDEWGLSPWGVLIMMQVSYIIMGMFLDDTAMLVIVAPLYIPLIISLGFNPVWYGVLYTVTCQIAYMTPPFGYNLFLMKAMAPKEVTLVDIYSSIVPFVAIMVVGLAIIMAFPQIALYLPTAYFQ from the coding sequence GTGAGCCACGAACTCATCGCGCTTTTGATGTTCTCGCTGCTCATGCTCATGCTCATGACCGGGCAGCGCGTGTTCGGGGCCATCGGCTTCATCGCGGCCATTTTCTCCCTGTGCCTGTGGGGTGACGGCGGGGCCGAGATGCCCTTCAACGCCAGCATCGCCCTGCTGAACTGGTACCCCCTGCTGACCCTGCCGCTGTTCATCTTCATGGGCTACATCCTGTCCGAGTCGGGCATCGCCAACGATATGTACAAGATGCTGCACGTCTGGATGGGCTCGCTGCCCGGCGGCCTGGCCATCGGCACCGTGGTGCTCATGGTCGCCATCTCGGCCATGAACGGCCTGAGCGTGGCGGGCATGGCCATCGGCAGCAGCATCGCCCTGCCCGAGATGCTCCGGCGCGGCTACGACAAGCGCATGGTCACCGGCGTGATCCAGGCCGGGTCGTCCCTGGGCATCATGGTTCCGCCGTCCATCGTGCTGGTGCTCTACGGCATGATCGCCCGCCAGCCCGTGAGCCAGCTCTGGCTGGCCGGGGTGCTGCCCGGGCTTTTGCTGGCCGCGCTGTTCATTGTCTACATCGTGGTGCGCTGCTGGCTGCAACCCGAGCTGGGCCCGGTGCTGTCTGCCGAGGAGCGCAACGTGGGCCGGAGCGAGAAGCTGCGCCTGCTGCGCGCCGGGCTTTTGCCCCTGGTGATCATCTTCTCCGTCACCGGCCTGTTCATGCTCGGCGTGACCAGCCTGGTGGAAAGCTCGGCGGTGGGCGCCTCGGCGGCGCTGCTGGCCGCCTGGGCCAAGGGTCGCCTGACGCGCAAGATGCTGCGCGACACCCTGCACCTGACCCTGTCGGTGAGCTGCATGTTCATGTGGATCATCCTGGCGGCCATGTGCTTCGGCGCGGTGTTCGACGGCCTGGGCGCCGTCCACGCCATCGCCCGGCTGTTCCTGGACGAATGGGGCCTGAGCCCCTGGGGCGTGCTGATCATGATGCAGGTCTCCTACATCATCATGGGCATGTTCCTGGACGACACGGCCATGCTGGTCATCGTGGCCCCGTTGTATATCCCGCTGATCATCTCCCTGGGCTTCAACCCGGTGTGGTACGGCGTGTTGTATACCGTCACCTGCCAGATCGCCTACATGACCCCGCCCTTCGGCTACAACCTGTTCCTGATGAAGGCCATGGCCCCCAAGGAAGTCACCCTGGTGGACATCTACAGCTCCATCGTGCCCTTTGTGGCCATCATGGTCGTCGGGCTGGCCATCATCATGGCCTTCCCGCAGATCGCGCTGTATTTGCCCACGGCGTACTTCCAGTAG